One genomic segment of Cellulophaga sp. HaHaR_3_176 includes these proteins:
- a CDS encoding DUF5687 family protein produces the protein MLKHFINLQWKSFFRAASLKSNLAIKILMAFAAIYMTVVFIGLGVGVYFFIEDQKIGDPFTIVNKYIIYYIVVDLVFRYMLQKMPVTNIKPLLYLPFNKSQIVNFSIGKTIVSYFNWSHAFFFIPFSIVLLVKDYELLSVITWHISIIAIIYSNNFINIIINNKDSVFYPIIAVIAILAGCQYFEVFDITTYTAPFFNMFSSTPWFSIVLWAIAIGLYYVAFRHFKKNLYLDAGLATKHTVVKTEDYTWLNRFGNLGIFLKNDIKLIRRNKRSKMAVITSFVFLFYGLLFFTNTIKAYDGPVWSIFAGIFISGGFLFNFGQFVPSWDSSYYPLMMSQNIKYKEYLNSKWYLIVIATIISTILASFYLLIGVDAYLAVLVGAVYNIGVNSYLVLLGGAYTRTPIDLTSAKKAFGDKQSFNLKTIMLTMPKLILPLIIYALGYYLINPTAGYTFVAASGVIGFVFKSFVFKKIEEIYKKEKYKTLLAYKQTN, from the coding sequence ATGCTAAAGCATTTTATCAATCTTCAATGGAAATCTTTTTTTAGAGCAGCTTCCTTAAAAAGTAATCTTGCAATTAAAATATTAATGGCATTTGCTGCTATTTATATGACTGTAGTTTTTATAGGCTTGGGTGTTGGTGTTTATTTTTTTATAGAAGATCAAAAAATTGGAGACCCTTTTACCATTGTAAATAAATACATAATTTACTATATAGTTGTAGACCTTGTGTTTAGATATATGTTACAAAAAATGCCTGTAACAAATATAAAGCCACTACTCTATCTTCCTTTCAACAAAAGCCAAATCGTTAATTTTTCAATAGGAAAAACTATAGTATCTTATTTTAATTGGTCTCATGCATTTTTTTTTATTCCTTTTTCCATTGTTTTATTAGTAAAAGATTATGAGCTATTAAGTGTAATCACTTGGCACATTTCAATTATTGCTATAATTTATTCTAATAATTTTATAAATATTATAATCAATAATAAGGATAGCGTTTTTTATCCAATTATTGCAGTAATAGCTATTTTAGCTGGTTGTCAATATTTTGAAGTTTTTGACATTACCACATATACCGCTCCTTTTTTTAATATGTTTAGTAGTACACCTTGGTTTTCAATTGTACTCTGGGCGATTGCAATAGGTTTATACTATGTTGCTTTTAGGCATTTTAAAAAGAATTTATACCTAGATGCTGGTTTAGCAACAAAACATACTGTTGTAAAAACAGAAGATTATACTTGGTTAAATCGTTTTGGTAACTTAGGAATATTTTTAAAAAATGATATAAAATTAATCAGACGAAACAAGCGGTCAAAAATGGCTGTAATAACAAGTTTTGTATTCTTATTTTACGGATTATTATTTTTCACGAACACTATTAAGGCATACGATGGCCCTGTATGGAGTATTTTTGCGGGCATATTTATTTCTGGTGGTTTCTTATTTAATTTCGGTCAATTTGTTCCAAGTTGGGACAGCTCTTACTACCCATTAATGATGAGCCAAAATATCAAATACAAAGAATACCTTAATTCTAAATGGTATCTAATAGTAATTGCAACAATAATAAGCACAATTTTAGCTTCTTTTTATTTACTAATCGGAGTAGATGCTTATTTAGCTGTGCTGGTTGGTGCCGTTTATAATATTGGTGTAAACTCGTATCTAGTATTATTAGGTGGTGCTTACACTAGAACACCTATTGATTTGACTTCTGCTAAAAAAGCATTTGGTGATAAGCAATCTTTCAACTTAAAAACAATTATGCTTACGATGCCAAAATTAATATTACCGCTTATAATTTATGCACTTGGTTATTATTTGATTAACCCAACTGCGGGTTATACTTTCGTTGCGGCATCAGGTGTTATTGGCTTTGTTTTTAAAAGTTTTGTTTTTAAAAAAATTGAAGAGATTTATAAAAAAGAAAAGTACAAAACCCTTTTAGCTTACAAACAAACCAATTAA
- a CDS encoding DUF2059 domain-containing protein — protein sequence MKKLFFAIILLATLSIQAQENSAIQAKGIELIKVSGGASAFEDAIAQIGAGVGADNKEAYKAEANGTLNDIYLQLGVLYAEEFTENEIDELLKFYETDLGKKLSVKQNLISQKAMMIGQSWGAKVAQIAQKYAQ from the coding sequence ATGAAAAAGTTATTTTTTGCTATTATTTTGCTTGCAACATTAAGTATTCAAGCTCAAGAAAATTCTGCAATTCAAGCAAAAGGAATTGAATTAATTAAAGTATCAGGTGGGGCTAGTGCCTTTGAAGATGCTATTGCACAGATTGGTGCTGGTGTCGGTGCTGACAATAAAGAAGCTTATAAAGCTGAAGCAAACGGTACTTTAAATGATATATACCTACAACTCGGTGTTTTATATGCTGAAGAGTTTACAGAAAATGAAATTGATGAACTTTTAAAATTTTATGAAACTGATTTAGGTAAAAAATTGAGTGTTAAACAAAATTTAATTTCGCAAAAAGCCATGATGATTGGTCAATCTTGGGGTGCGAAAGTTGCGCAAATAGCACAAAAATACGCGCAGTAA
- a CDS encoding ferredoxin--NADP reductase translates to MSDFHSLKVSNIQPLTSSSVAITFAVPDDLKDAFTFSAGQYITISKEISGVEVRRAYSISSVPASGKITVGVKKITDGTFSVYANDKIKVGDVLEVMPPEGRFVFQPSNSAKHVAGFVAGSGITPIMSIAETVLKSHLNSTFVLVYGNQNTDEVMFSKEIKDLQKKYSDRFTVQHVFSRVKEEGALFGRVETSTVNYIVKNKFKDTAFDGFYLCGPEEMIDVVSDTLQESGVAKDKIHFELFTSSETVDTMAENLDGKTKIEVVVDDETFSFSMDKKMLVLDAILKENIDAPYSCQGGVCSSCIARVTEGKAEMVKNQILTDGEIEEGLILTCQAHPLTPSLKVDFDDV, encoded by the coding sequence ATGAGCGATTTTCATTCTTTAAAAGTTTCCAATATACAGCCATTAACTTCTAGTTCAGTAGCCATTACTTTTGCTGTTCCTGATGATTTAAAAGATGCATTTACATTTAGTGCAGGTCAATATATCACAATCAGTAAAGAAATAAGTGGTGTTGAAGTAAGAAGAGCTTATTCTATTTCATCTGTACCAGCTTCAGGTAAAATTACTGTTGGAGTTAAAAAAATTACTGATGGTACCTTTTCTGTATATGCAAATGATAAAATAAAAGTTGGTGATGTTCTTGAGGTAATGCCACCTGAAGGGCGTTTTGTTTTTCAACCAAGTAATTCTGCAAAACATGTTGCTGGTTTTGTAGCAGGTAGTGGTATTACACCTATTATGAGTATTGCTGAAACAGTTTTAAAAAGTCATTTAAATAGTACTTTCGTTTTAGTTTATGGAAACCAAAATACTGATGAAGTGATGTTTTCTAAAGAAATTAAAGATCTTCAAAAAAAGTATAGTGATAGATTTACGGTACAGCATGTATTTAGTAGGGTTAAAGAAGAAGGAGCACTTTTTGGTAGAGTAGAAACTTCTACAGTAAATTATATTGTTAAGAATAAATTTAAAGACACTGCTTTTGACGGCTTTTATTTATGTGGGCCAGAAGAAATGATTGATGTAGTTTCTGATACATTACAAGAATCAGGAGTAGCGAAAGATAAAATACACTTCGAGCTATTTACATCATCAGAAACTGTAGATACAATGGCTGAAAATTTAGATGGTAAAACTAAAATTGAAGTTGTTGTAGATGATGAAACTTTTTCATTTTCAATGGACAAAAAAATGCTGGTTTTAGATGCAATTCTAAAAGAAAATATTGATGCTCCATATTCTTGTCAGGGTGGTGTATGTAGTAGTTGTATTGCTCGCGTTACAGAAGGAAAAGCAGAAATGGTTAAAAATCAGATTTTAACTGACGGAGAAATAGAAGAAGGTTTGATACTAACTTGCCAAGCACACCCATTAACACCATCATTAAAAGTAGATTTTGATGATGTTTAA
- a CDS encoding patatin-like phospholipase family protein: MTKELSNSKSIGLVLSGGGVRGMAHVGLIKAMKEFGVDAKMVTGSSVGALVGALYANDISAENMLLFFKETPLFNYHFLTITKAGFIDTDRYINIFEKYFPQNSFESLKRELHIVATNIQDGDEVFFSTGELIRPLLASAALPPVFSPIELNGQLYADGGIMNNFPLEPLENKCDYIIGSNVSIVSKLQPKDLKNSFQLTGRVTNLMIYASAKKKIRSCDLLLESPDLEHIRVLDRKGIENAFTIGYDYACKEFEKLLNN; the protein is encoded by the coding sequence ATGACCAAAGAATTATCTAATAGTAAATCAATCGGATTAGTATTATCAGGTGGTGGAGTTCGTGGCATGGCTCACGTAGGTTTGATTAAAGCTATGAAAGAATTTGGAGTAGATGCCAAGATGGTTACAGGAAGTAGTGTTGGTGCTTTAGTAGGTGCTTTATACGCCAATGATATTTCTGCCGAAAATATGCTTCTTTTTTTTAAAGAAACACCTCTTTTTAATTATCATTTTTTAACGATTACAAAAGCTGGGTTTATTGATACAGATAGATATATAAATATTTTCGAAAAATATTTTCCTCAAAATTCTTTTGAGTCTTTAAAAAGAGAACTTCATATTGTTGCAACAAATATTCAAGATGGAGATGAAGTTTTCTTTTCAACTGGCGAGCTAATTAGACCTCTTTTAGCATCAGCAGCGTTGCCACCAGTATTTAGCCCTATCGAATTAAATGGCCAACTATATGCCGATGGTGGCATCATGAATAATTTTCCGTTAGAACCTCTTGAAAATAAGTGTGATTACATTATAGGTAGTAATGTTTCAATAGTAAGTAAACTACAACCGAAAGATTTAAAAAACTCTTTTCAACTAACAGGAAGAGTAACGAATTTAATGATATATGCTTCTGCTAAAAAGAAAATAAGATCATGTGATCTTTTATTAGAGTCTCCCGATTTAGAGCACATTCGAGTATTAGATAGAAAAGGCATAGAAAATGCCTTCACTATCGGATATGATTACGCTTGTAAAGAATTTGAAAAATTGCTTAACAATTAA
- a CDS encoding phosphotransferase, giving the protein MIKLNSNIKELNSYLQAKNWLNSGETILSVEKPGEGNMNFTLRIRTDKRSFIIKQSRDYVEKYPQVAAPTERVLREAEFYALIENVSNLKQMMPKLIGLDQENSVMLMDDLGPGSDYSFLYKKGEFISEEALFTVIDFIANLHNSITTDTTTKKIVNQKMRELNHEHIFKYPYLKENGINLNDILPGLQAQANLLKQDEKLKEEVLKLGKLYLEDGNILLHGDYFPGSWLKTTSGIKIIDPEFCFFGFAEFEIGVTIAHLKMADQPEKLIEKALNHYKKSCSLDDRLCEKFVAIEIIRRIIGLAQLPLQIGLQKRIMLLKEAQHVLIK; this is encoded by the coding sequence GTGATAAAATTAAACAGTAATATAAAAGAATTAAACTCATATCTTCAAGCTAAAAATTGGCTTAACAGTGGAGAAACTATTCTTTCTGTAGAAAAACCAGGTGAGGGTAATATGAATTTCACACTTCGTATACGTACTGATAAAAGATCTTTTATTATAAAGCAAAGTCGTGATTATGTCGAAAAATACCCTCAAGTAGCAGCGCCAACTGAACGTGTTTTGCGTGAAGCTGAGTTTTACGCATTGATTGAAAATGTATCTAATTTAAAACAAATGATGCCTAAACTTATTGGTTTAGATCAAGAAAATAGTGTAATGCTTATGGATGATTTAGGTCCTGGGTCTGACTATTCATTCCTCTACAAAAAAGGAGAATTTATTTCAGAAGAAGCTTTATTTACTGTTATCGATTTTATCGCCAATTTACACAATAGTATAACAACGGATACTACTACTAAGAAAATTGTAAATCAGAAAATGCGCGAGCTTAATCATGAGCATATTTTCAAGTATCCGTATTTAAAAGAAAACGGAATTAACTTAAATGATATTCTGCCAGGTTTACAAGCACAAGCAAACCTATTAAAACAAGATGAAAAATTAAAAGAAGAAGTACTAAAATTAGGTAAACTATATCTAGAAGATGGTAATATATTATTGCACGGCGATTACTTTCCTGGTAGTTGGTTAAAAACAACATCAGGTATAAAAATTATAGACCCTGAATTTTGTTTTTTTGGTTTTGCTGAATTTGAAATAGGAGTTACAATTGCACATTTAAAAATGGCCGATCAGCCAGAAAAATTAATTGAAAAAGCATTAAATCACTATAAAAAATCTTGCTCATTAGATGATCGTTTATGTGAAAAATTTGTAGCTATAGAAATCATTAGGAGGATTATTGGATTAGCACAATTGCCTTTACAGATAGGTTTACAAAAGCGAATTATGTTATTAAAAGAAGCACAACATGTGCTTATAAAATAA
- a CDS encoding nucleoside hydrolase, which produces MRQKINLIGILLGITVFSACNSEKKKDIAETEKIKTETVIEEKVESKKMVWIDADLAVGKKNINRPGYSDVDDGYAVLQLLNAENVEIKGMSTVYGNNSIENAFAIGNYINKEFIDHKISVFKGSGEPIDINNVKTNDAVEALASALKKEPMTILAIGPATNIGILILKYPELKSQIKEVVLVAGRRTPNDIFNIGTKGVKAKDLNFDLDNAAFQVLLDYEVPLVLCPFEVSSKVWIEQQDLDTLKAFNIPMNWLATASQPWLEQWQTQGATGFNPFDALASHYIISPEDIISEPLLARLELHPDDTIKENEKQVFKQYLLCDDTKGTPVKYCFDVAPDYHQKLIDSYKNK; this is translated from the coding sequence ATGAGACAAAAAATTAATCTAATCGGTATTTTATTAGGAATAACAGTGTTTAGCGCATGTAACTCTGAAAAGAAAAAAGATATTGCAGAAACTGAAAAAATAAAAACAGAGACTGTAATTGAAGAAAAGGTTGAAAGTAAAAAAATGGTATGGATTGATGCTGATTTAGCCGTTGGCAAGAAAAATATCAATAGACCTGGATATTCTGATGTTGATGATGGCTATGCTGTATTGCAATTATTAAATGCTGAAAATGTAGAAATAAAAGGGATGAGTACTGTTTATGGTAATAATAGTATTGAAAATGCTTTTGCTATTGGTAATTATATTAACAAAGAGTTTATCGATCATAAAATCTCCGTTTTTAAAGGTTCAGGAGAGCCTATTGACATAAACAACGTAAAGACAAATGATGCTGTAGAAGCTTTGGCAAGCGCTCTCAAAAAAGAACCTATGACCATATTAGCCATAGGCCCTGCAACAAACATTGGAATATTAATATTAAAATATCCTGAGCTGAAGTCACAAATTAAAGAAGTGGTTTTAGTTGCGGGTCGTAGAACACCAAATGATATTTTTAATATTGGTACGAAAGGTGTCAAAGCAAAAGATTTAAATTTTGATTTAGACAATGCTGCATTCCAAGTTCTTTTAGATTATGAAGTTCCTTTAGTGCTATGTCCTTTTGAAGTTTCTAGTAAAGTTTGGATTGAACAACAAGATTTAGATACGCTTAAAGCTTTCAATATACCAATGAATTGGTTGGCAACAGCATCACAACCTTGGTTAGAGCAATGGCAAACACAAGGCGCAACAGGTTTCAATCCTTTTGATGCTTTAGCTAGTCATTATATCATTTCACCTGAAGATATAATTTCCGAGCCTTTATTAGCGCGTTTAGAACTGCATCCTGATGACACTATAAAAGAAAATGAAAAGCAAGTATTTAAACAATACCTACTTTGTGATGACACCAAAGGAACACCAGTAAAATATTGCTTTGATGTGGCACCCGATTATCATCAAAAATTAATTGACAGTTATAAAAATAAATAG
- a CDS encoding SusD/RagB family nutrient-binding outer membrane lipoprotein: MKNYIKLLLALLIFGTVFTACTDDFNEINENNNNPETVSPQFLLTNVLSVSSDLNAYEQGFRQSNYLAQFSASIEFERIDRYEMGSNSEYWNSIFGLLSDIQSIKASTTSNEAYNAVGDIMQSYLFSQLTDLWNDVPYTEALGALDGEFLPKYDTQESIYTDPQTGIIAVLQKSVATLENSNATIEGDVLFNGDLSKWVKFANSLQVRYLMRISKRSTDFSTLQTLADSGNLMQSNADNAVVPYLSSAPNQFPLFNAPSGTYNEHRMTATADSILKSWNDPRMIVLYSPTPATSNNTTPEYNGLGNGQSTNTIASSGVDLNNISLFGSIFRDAPDGVDAQYMQYSETQFALAEAVIKGYISGDANTYYENAITASFDYYKTVLPADYFTRPEIALDGSENDLTKILVQKWFSLISVGHEAWFNVRRTGIPNLKAGPDNFNEGKYPVRYLYPESEQASNNANYQEASERIGGDNINSKGWWEKE; the protein is encoded by the coding sequence ATGAAAAATTATATAAAGCTACTTTTAGCACTACTTATTTTTGGTACCGTTTTTACGGCGTGTACTGACGATTTTAATGAAATTAACGAAAACAATAATAATCCAGAAACGGTAAGTCCACAATTTTTATTGACGAACGTACTATCTGTTTCATCAGATTTAAATGCCTACGAACAAGGGTTTAGACAGTCTAATTATTTAGCCCAATTCTCAGCTAGTATAGAATTTGAACGTATAGATCGTTATGAAATGGGTTCTAATAGTGAATACTGGAATTCAATTTTCGGATTACTTTCAGACATTCAATCTATAAAAGCATCAACAACCTCTAATGAAGCTTACAATGCTGTGGGCGATATTATGCAGAGTTATTTATTCTCACAACTTACAGATTTATGGAATGATGTGCCCTATACAGAAGCTTTAGGCGCTTTAGATGGTGAGTTTTTACCAAAATATGATACGCAAGAAAGCATTTATACTGACCCACAAACTGGGATTATTGCCGTGTTACAAAAATCGGTTGCTACCTTAGAAAATAGCAACGCCACTATTGAAGGGGATGTTTTATTCAATGGTGATTTAAGCAAGTGGGTGAAATTTGCTAACTCCTTACAAGTACGCTATCTAATGCGTATTAGTAAAAGAAGTACTGATTTTAGTACACTACAAACCTTGGCAGATTCTGGTAACCTAATGCAATCAAATGCAGATAATGCCGTGGTACCTTATTTGAGTTCTGCACCAAATCAGTTTCCTTTATTCAACGCTCCTTCAGGTACCTATAATGAACACCGTATGACTGCTACTGCAGATTCTATCTTAAAGTCATGGAATGATCCACGTATGATAGTACTTTATAGCCCCACTCCTGCTACTAGCAACAATACAACACCAGAATATAATGGTTTAGGAAATGGGCAATCTACAAACACTATTGCAAGTAGTGGAGTCGATTTAAATAACATTTCTTTATTCGGAAGTATTTTCCGCGATGCTCCAGATGGTGTAGATGCACAATACATGCAATATTCAGAAACACAATTTGCATTAGCAGAAGCTGTTATTAAAGGCTATATCTCTGGAGATGCAAATACGTATTACGAAAATGCAATTACAGCTAGTTTTGATTATTACAAAACCGTTTTACCTGCAGATTATTTTACAAGACCTGAAATAGCTTTAGACGGAAGTGAAAATGATCTTACTAAGATACTAGTTCAAAAATGGTTTAGCCTAATTTCTGTAGGGCACGAAGCTTGGTTTAATGTCCGTAGAACAGGTATTCCTAATTTAAAAGCAGGACCTGATAATTTTAATGAAGGAAAATATCCCGTTCGGTATTTATATCCAGAATCAGAACAAGCTTCAAACAATGCAAATTACCAAGAAGCATCTGAAAGGATTGGCGGAGATAATATTAATAGTAAAGGATGGTGGGAAAAAGAATAA
- a CDS encoding SusC/RagA family TonB-linked outer membrane protein — translation MKIALITVLQLFAITVFAQTNTYKGIVVDTDKQPIPYATINETTTNNYSVSSDDGSFNFETSANNFIINITSIGYKSQNITITNGNFPQQIILETDTEQLNEIVVTALGIEREKQSLVSAVTTVASEKLTEVTLTNVVNSLAGQVAGVQITNGSSGVGSSSRIVIRGENSLGGSNQPLFVVDGVPISNEQITSNLVNNGALQEVDFGNGGSEISPDDIASISILKGAGSAALYGARAANGVVVITTKRGKNKKGFGVTTSSSLTVETLLTQPDYQNVYGGGSNGAYSFQNGAGAGVNDGGLSSYGPRLNEGLLINQFDSPSTDINGNTVRAGDVLARTFADGTYSPITATPWVSNPDNVRNFFETGITKQNNIAINSSGENGSSRLSYSSLRNEGIVPNTDLDRDGISLSVNQILSDKLNVNAFVNYINTRSGNRPNLGYGYENPLYGFNWTGRQANVESLKDYWQAGQTNVQHFDINYNWLTNPYLTVFENTNSFNKNRFLGNASAIYNITDKFDVTVRAGIDTYNDKREFRRAVSTNANPEGSFREDNVYFRELNTDILLSYKDIINEDWKYTVAAGANRFDQDIKYSFTEASQLAIPDIYTLANSKSALVAESNLFTKRINSIYGTGNLSYKNSLYFDFTYRNDWSSTLPENSNSFGYYSAGFSYVVSNMFTMPEAITFLNLRFSAASVGNDTDPYQNNQNFLLNQNYGADFRVTNENVLKNANLKPERLNAFETGLEAWFLDGRLQIDLAGYQNTSVDQIISRPISQASGFANFNVNGGKVRTRGFEALVSGTIIKNADFQWQSSANFSTSKSIVTELPEGVDQFVTGTANIFSGGGGSNTVFYIARENGRVGDMYGTGFIEVDGQVVHDSNGFPIQDPNLRLLGNYNADFQIGFNNKFSFKNLDFTFLFDWRQGGTIVSRTKALGSTSGVLKETLEGRETGIIGAGVVNVGTTDTPQYVANTTVVSAQDYNNTFFDRGNEASALYDASYVKLRQVSIYYNFPDQLVSAIGFNKIKLGLVGSNLLLFTENPHFDPELNALQEQSITYGVEDFSYPSTRSFGISLKTEF, via the coding sequence ATGAAAATAGCACTTATAACTGTACTCCAGTTATTTGCAATTACTGTATTTGCTCAAACAAATACATATAAAGGAATTGTGGTAGACACTGATAAACAGCCAATACCCTATGCAACAATAAACGAGACAACAACAAATAACTACTCTGTTAGTTCTGACGACGGTAGTTTTAATTTTGAAACAAGTGCCAATAATTTTATAATTAATATTACATCAATTGGTTACAAAAGTCAAAATATCACAATAACCAATGGCAATTTTCCTCAACAAATTATATTAGAAACAGACACTGAACAATTGAATGAAATAGTGGTGACTGCTTTAGGTATTGAAAGGGAAAAGCAATCTTTAGTTTCAGCGGTAACCACTGTTGCTTCTGAAAAACTTACTGAAGTTACATTAACCAATGTTGTAAACAGTCTTGCTGGTCAAGTAGCTGGGGTACAAATTACGAATGGCTCATCAGGTGTTGGTTCTTCTTCACGAATTGTTATCCGTGGCGAAAATTCGTTAGGCGGTAGCAATCAACCCTTATTTGTTGTAGATGGAGTACCTATTAGCAATGAACAAATTACAAGTAATCTTGTAAATAATGGTGCATTACAAGAAGTAGATTTTGGTAATGGTGGATCTGAAATTAGTCCTGATGATATTGCTTCTATTTCTATACTAAAAGGTGCTGGTTCTGCAGCATTGTATGGGGCTAGGGCCGCTAACGGAGTAGTGGTTATTACCACTAAAAGAGGAAAGAATAAAAAAGGTTTTGGTGTTACAACTAGTAGCTCTTTAACTGTTGAAACATTATTAACACAACCTGATTACCAAAACGTATATGGTGGTGGTTCCAATGGTGCATATTCTTTTCAGAATGGCGCTGGAGCTGGAGTTAACGATGGTGGTTTAAGTAGTTATGGTCCAAGATTAAACGAAGGACTTTTAATCAATCAATTTGATAGTCCCTCTACAGATATTAACGGTAATACCGTACGTGCTGGTGATGTACTTGCAAGAACTTTTGCAGATGGCACCTACTCACCTATTACAGCAACACCTTGGGTATCTAACCCTGATAACGTCCGTAACTTTTTTGAAACAGGAATTACAAAGCAAAATAATATTGCTATAAATTCTTCAGGTGAAAACGGAAGTAGTCGTTTATCTTATAGTAGTTTAAGAAATGAAGGTATTGTACCTAATACAGATTTAGATAGAGATGGTATATCTTTAAGTGTAAATCAGATTTTAAGTGATAAACTTAATGTAAACGCTTTTGTAAACTATATAAACACCCGAAGTGGTAATCGCCCTAATTTAGGGTATGGATATGAAAACCCACTATATGGTTTTAATTGGACAGGCAGACAGGCAAACGTTGAGTCATTGAAAGACTACTGGCAAGCTGGCCAAACCAATGTTCAACATTTCGATATTAATTACAATTGGTTGACAAATCCGTATTTAACTGTTTTTGAAAACACTAATAGCTTTAATAAAAATAGGTTTTTAGGAAATGCTTCTGCTATTTATAATATTACTGATAAGTTTGATGTAACAGTTCGTGCAGGTATTGACACCTATAATGATAAAAGAGAATTTAGGCGTGCTGTAAGTACCAATGCAAATCCTGAAGGTTCATTTAGAGAAGACAATGTATATTTTCGAGAATTGAATACAGATATTTTACTCTCGTATAAAGATATCATCAATGAGGATTGGAAATATACTGTTGCTGCTGGTGCTAACCGTTTTGATCAAGACATTAAATACAGTTTCACTGAAGCGTCACAATTAGCCATTCCAGACATTTATACCTTAGCAAATTCTAAATCTGCTTTAGTTGCAGAGAGCAATTTATTTACCAAAAGGATAAATAGTATCTATGGAACAGGAAATCTATCCTATAAAAACTCCTTATATTTTGATTTTACCTACCGTAATGATTGGAGTAGCACATTACCAGAAAACAGCAACTCTTTTGGGTATTATTCTGCAGGGTTCAGTTATGTGGTAAGTAATATGTTTACCATGCCAGAGGCAATCACTTTCTTAAACTTAAGGTTTAGTGCTGCTAGTGTTGGTAATGACACAGATCCGTATCAAAACAATCAGAACTTTCTATTGAATCAAAATTATGGTGCAGATTTTAGGGTAACCAATGAAAATGTTCTAAAAAATGCCAACCTAAAACCTGAGCGATTAAATGCTTTTGAAACAGGTTTAGAAGCCTGGTTTTTAGATGGAAGGTTACAAATAGATCTTGCGGGATACCAGAATACCAGTGTAGATCAAATTATATCTAGACCCATATCACAAGCTAGTGGGTTTGCAAACTTTAACGTGAATGGTGGTAAAGTTCGCACTAGAGGCTTTGAAGCCTTAGTAAGCGGAACTATTATAAAGAATGCTGATTTTCAATGGCAGAGTTCTGCTAATTTTTCTACCTCTAAGAGTATTGTCACAGAACTTCCTGAGGGCGTAGACCAATTTGTGACTGGCACTGCAAACATCTTTTCTGGTGGTGGTGGTTCTAACACGGTATTTTACATTGCTCGTGAAAATGGTCGTGTTGGTGATATGTACGGAACAGGCTTTATAGAGGTTGACGGCCAAGTGGTTCACGATTCAAACGGATTCCCTATTCAAGATCCTAACCTACGCTTGTTAGGAAATTACAATGCAGATTTTCAAATTGGATTCAACAATAAATTCTCTTTCAAAAATTTAGATTTCACCTTCTTATTTGATTGGAGACAAGGCGGCACCATTGTTTCTAGAACAAAAGCTTTAGGTAGCACTTCTGGAGTTTTAAAAGAAACGCTTGAAGGCAGAGAAACTGGTATTATTGGTGCTGGTGTAGTTAATGTAGGTACTACAGATACGCCACAGTACGTAGCGAATACTACTGTAGTTTCTGCTCAAGATTACAACAACACTTTTTTTGATCGCGGTAATGAAGCCAGTGCTTTGTATGATGCCTCTTATGTAAAATTAAGACAGGTAAGCATCTATTACAATTTCCCTGATCAATTGGTAAGTGCTATTGGTTTTAATAAAATAAAACTAGGGTTAGTAGGAAGCAATTTATTGTTATTTACTGAAAACCCTCATTTTGATCCTGAATTAAATGCGTTACAAGAACAAAGTATTACTTACGGAGTAGAAGATTTTTCATATCCGTCTACGAGAAGCTTTGGTATTAGTCTAAAAACTGAATTTTAA